The region TGTGACTGCAGGTGAGAAGCTGGGAAAGAAAGGGTTGTAGTTGCACATCAAACTGAGAATGAACGTTTTAAATCAAACacgtttgtgttattttaagcCGCCATTCAGTGTATTGTGATAATTTGGTCCTAACAAGTAGCAGCCGGATCGGACTCTCATGTCCACGGCTGTCATGAAGGGGACGAGCACACTTCTCCTGTTTGTTGATGTTCCTGCTTTAGCACGCTGCCTTGGTTGTAGAAAAACAGCTTCACTTAAACTGATCCGAGCCACGATTGGATCCCATTTGACCAATCAGAGTCCCTTAACTGCTTAACAGCCTTGTCAGGCTTTATTTAATAGGGGGCCCTTTGTTTGTCTCAGAGGCGGCTCATTGGCTAAGCCGCGGCTCCCGGGGGCCAATGGGAAATCAACAAAGGTGAGCCCTTGTACCCACCACGGATGCTTGAAGTGGGCGGGGTGTGTTTGTTCAGAGAATCGGGGGTAAACCCTGTTTTCTAATAATAAACACATCCTCAAACAAAGGGACGCCATCTGTCCCGAATCCTCTTAGATAAGGTTTTAATTCAGGTCCACACAACCGtcaaagaccccccccccctccagctCAACTGCCCCCCAACCCCTGATGTTGTCATCCAACAAAGCATCAGACACCAGACCAACTAACACGACATTCATGACATTTAGTGGCTCCCTTTTTACCCCGAGGGCTGAAATTAACACCCACCGCCACCATATGCTGCCGGACCAAAGAGGGTCACCCATCACTCTgactttttgacatttaaacgTGTCTCTGATACTGAGCCAAGAGGAAACTTGATCCACCTCATCACCATAACCAGGAAGGAGAGCCGCCTCAGTGAAAAACGCAATTCGTCACAATCCTGTGACGTAAATGAATAGATGCTTTAAAACAATGAAGAAAGCGAggcctcctttccttccttcatgTTGATTCATCAGGCTGAAAAAATGGCATCAAGATGCTGAAACCTGACAGCAAAGTGATGGGCAATGTTTTCAAAATCTTCATTCATGAACTAGTTTTAGAAATTGTCACATTAGAgcaaaaacagataaagcagaTAAATATAGAAcagcaattttctttttaatcgTTTCAATCGTCTGATGTATCGACACTTCAGGCTTTTCGTAGTGATTTGAGGTAAATGACATCAATGACAACGCTTACTGttaaaaaaagtgcacataAATTCTGAGTTGTGTTTCAAGCACCCTTTTTCTCCCAGAATGCCCATAATCCCTTGCTGGGTCACGCAGATTAAGGATTTGTCCAGAAGATGAGATACAGTGCTCCCTGGCACTCTTCTCCATCACCCTgccacacacagactcacaaacgCACAGCGCTTGGACTCTGGCCCAAACCTCTTACTAACGCTGCGCTCCGCAGGTGTCAGAAAGGAAAACCACAGCAAGTTCACCTCACATCAGAGCTGAAATGTTTGACTGACAAATAATCTGTGGGAAAAGCTGCACAGACTCATCGCTCAAAGTTCGTGGACGCACACAGTGAAGTGTAGAGACAGTACTTTAAACTTTAACAGTGTGTCTCTTTGGCTGAGTAATGGGGCCAGAAAATGCTTTCAGTTCAGACTTCCTGTCACATTTTGGAGCTGGCTGATTTTTGTTCAACCAAATTGCAGCTCTTCAGAGGGAGCTCACAAACTTTTTCTATCTCCCTGCAAAAACTCTTGGCAAAAATTAAAGGGAGAGTCTGCTGAATGCTTGTCTTCTCTCATTACAGTGACACGGAGAAGAAAGAGTGGAGCCCGAATGGGGTCATCCCAGACTAATGAGGATGTTCCGACTCCTTCGTGTCATCAGATGTGGAGTTAATGcgagagagggaagaagaagcGAGGAGGACAAAGCTGTCTGTGGACACCTCTGCTGAGATGAGTCCTAACTGGCTTGAAATTGGTTTCAAACATCAgcgaaaaaaaaagatttccacAACAAGTGCAGGCTCCTGTGATAGTCACATCTTCAACGTCCGAGCAGTCTGATCTCGGTGATACAGGccctgctgttgccatggagatgtGTAACATTGCCAACAGGCTGCGCCGATTCAGATCTTTCTGCGATGCTATCGCTTCCTAGAAAAACTTCTCACGTGGCCTCATAGCAGCTTGAATCCGCCAAGAGCAAGACAACAAAAGTAAATCAATAAGAAGAGGGACAGACGGATGGAAATCTTTTCAGTGTTCCctaaaatgatttgttttcctgCGTGTCCAGCAGGGCCCATGGATGGACTTGGCTGAGTGTGTTCCAGGTGTTGGAGGGCAAATCCTCTGCCAGAAGGACTACAGGaaggacagacagcagcaaaCGGCGCTAATGCCATTTAGATGGAGGTCATTGTGTGTTTAGTCCTGTAGGCAGCGGATTGACCTTTCAAATTGCATCTCTTTAGTTGAGCGTCGATGCCGGCGATCAGGCTTTGGGCTCTGATCTGAGGTTGACCTCTGCGTGACCTGCAGAATCTGCTGCCcctgtgacatcactgctgtgtttctctctgactATTCTAGGGGGTTCCAGGTCACAGAGAGTGAGATGGCTGCTTGAATCATGGGGCATGTGCAGTTCTCCACGAGGAGCTTTTCATCTATACTACGAGAGCAAGAAAGGATCTGGCCTTGAGTGAGAAAAGCAGAACACactttatctgtttatctgtttattggCGTGATGACATGAGTCACATTTCTCTGATGTGCATGCAACAGCTTTCTCcagtttgtctctctctgcctgtttggGCATCAATTTATCTGCGTCCATGAGTCAAATACAAGTGTTTTATCAGCAGTGGTGGAAGCAGGTCATCATTTATGCAAACAGACAAAGACGCTGCAcacactgacgcacacacagaaacaagcaAATGTCTCAGCGACGGCTTTATGAGCCTCCCGCTGTTGCTTTAGTCTAATCCTTGCCATTTTAATGGGCTTCTGGCTTCCTCTAAAAGGGAAACCTTTGGCAGAGAGCGGCATGCAAGCTCTGCAATTTGTGCAGTCGTGTCTCACACCTGAGAAGTTCttctcatttctctttgtgtgttttagtgcaTTGgtacacctgtgtgtgtgtgtatgtgtgtgtgtgtgtgtgtgtgtgtccgggcTGTCTATCTGAAGGGTGATGACCCATTTCTGCCCCCATCCTACCCTCAAACCTCAGTCACCAAGGAGACGCTTCCCTCCCATCCCTGAACGGATGCTGATGAAGGTTAAACTTGGAACACGTGCACACTTTTATTGTAAGTTGGACTTTTATGGAATATTCTCGACAAATTCAGCCGATAATCTGCCTAATAGGAGTTTTTTTTGGTATCTCTCCCATCAGATCTTTCTCCAACCGACAACACAAAGCAGGCACACGGGACAAATTTAATGgaaattcattcaaatgaatccCAACATGCTGCATCATCGTCTGCATCAACTGAAACACCTGTCCTTTATGTGGAATGATTTTGGGAATGGTTTTACGCAGCGAAtgtatctcacacacacacatgtgtgAGATGTTCGGGCATACACACCCATCCCCCCCATCACCCCTCCACCCAGCAATTTATCCAACGAGCTGCTAATCCCACTGGCCCAGATTTGGTCCACAGTCTGCTCCACATCATGGTACGTTGTCCTCGTCATCCCaacaactacacacaaacacttattAATATACACCCTCGCCCCACCCCAAACCGCCTGCCTGCCTACGTCATGTGACTTTATGTTTGAGTCATGTGActcaggagctgctgcaccTGTGACCTACTGTACTGAACTGCAGCACATGCCAGCAGCAGTGTGGGATAAGCGCTGCTTCCCCCCACAGTTCACAAGCACACCGTGAGTCACTGTGTGGAGGAAAATGCAAAGCAGGGTgggttcatcatcatcatcatcatcatccccatcatcgtcgtcatcatcatcatcatcatcatcatcactgcagAGGAGGTGAGGGAGAACGACAATTCACTGCTGTCTGTGGCTCACGTGTATGTATGGCCTGCTTTTGATCTGCTGTGCGATGTTCCACATGTGCCAGGTTTGAGATGACGCCCGCCTCGGAGCTTTGTGCATCGCTGCGTCGCCATGGCAACAGGTCTTCCTGACAACGTCTGATTCGGACACATCAGAGCGTAGCCCCTGGGCTCAGCTGAAAATGCTCACACGCAGAACAAGGAGAAGGAGGCAAGTGGATTGTAGCCttaatatgaaaacaaacacccGGTTGGGATGTGGGCGTGTTTGAGGGAACAGAAGCACGTTTTCAGATGTGTGTCGTCGACAGGCTTTTGCCGTGAGAGCACCAAGATGTCACACTAATACAGAACACCTtttcaaaacattaaaacaacaacttctGATATAGTCAGGATCACAGTAGGATCACATGGTTGGTTTTAGCTGGTTTTCTTTTAGCTTTGGGTCAGTCCCACAGGGCTTTTACTCCCATCTGTttgcctctctctgtgtttctcttggCATTCAGTCAAAACCTGAAGACAGTGAAGGCAGCTGATCCCAAATTTCTTAATTTAACTATACCAGTTTCTGAAGGCTCGCTACTTTCATACTTAATTTCACACGTACAAATCAGCTTGAAAGACTCACGTCATCAAACAAACGTAACTCTCATTTCAGCTCCTGATGATTAATACTAATTAATTCTGTAAACTGTGGATTGCTGCTCTAAGTGATCAAAGAATTATATGAGAACTCAACAATGAATATAGAAGTATTTAATTCGAAAAAATGGCAAACTTGTTGTAAAACAGCCATTTTTCTGTTGAGCTTTCCCCAGACTTTTATTATTGCAgtattgttgtgttgctgccttGTTATTGCAATCAGGTCATAGGATTgttccagttttttttctcagctgatTGATCATTTATTCTTTCAGAGTCAAACAATCCTTTAAAATCTGCAGCCTTTTGAAGTCTATCTGCTTGATCACTGCGACACTCAGAATCCATTCTGCAGATCGCCGCACAGTAAATCCACAGGAGGGGATGCAAAAGGATATGAATTTCCACATACAGCCAAGCACAGactaactgcagaaaaaaaaaaaggagagtgcACAAAGAGTGAATTCATGAAGCGGGGCGCGTGGGGAGAGGCGGAGGGGAGGGATGGAAGTAGAAAGAATAATGATGAAGACAATGAGCATGGAGATGATGAGAGAAGCAGATGCAGATGAAAGATTggatgatgctgctgatgatgatgggaCAAAAGTAGCAGTTTGAGGGAGTAACAGCCAAAATGGtggagctgaaagaaaagaggtttataaaaaaaatatctctggTTCCCCAACGCAGTAAATCATGTCACTTGGCTATATCCTGTCTGTTCTCAACTTCGCTACAGCCTCGGGCCGATAAACAGCCCCGCTGCCTTATTGGAAACAGATGTcatgaatgagagagagagatgtgagaGACAGTGGAGGAGGGTATGGAGAAAACCTATGATGGAGATGGCTACGCTTGAAAATGTTGGCAGCTTTTCTTCAGCGGCCTAATGAGATCAAAATGAATGCTACTGGATTcagtcaaacagaaacaaatctgaACTTCTGCCGAGACAGTCTGGTCTGGTCGCAGCTTCCTGAACAAATGGTGTGATGTCGATCTCAACCGTTAAAGGTTTAATACAGTGGAACAAGCTTTACCATGTCAGCAGGCTAGAAATGCATCTTTTCCATTTTAGATTTAGACTTTTGAATGCCTGCGGCGCTAAATGTTTTGAGATGACGTCCATTTTTACCAACATGTGATGAAGTAAAACCATCTTCTGTGCTATTCTATCCTTCCTGCAACATGCACCCCCTTCTCCACAGAAACAATTATATGCCGTGTTTCAAGCTTGTCCAGTCTGTTTAATCCACAATGAGGCAGCGGATCATTCCTTCCTAATCCAATCATCACCAACTCTCGCATGAGGAGGTGACAAGTGGAGGCTGAGCAGAATCCGTATGTTtaactgcagacacacaagctCACAGTTTTACAGGATTTTACGTTTTTGCCTGAATGACTACTAAAACATcacaaatgtcttttatttattgggctaaatatttttttaaaaaaggaataaCACTGTGGGGAAAGGTGCACACTACTGTTATATTTTTAAGGTAAACTGTCAAGATCTTGTTCATGTCTTAATCTTTCAGATTTCAATCCTGCCATGTTCACTGACATGCAACACAGTAATCAGACACACTGCGTGAGTTTTATGCCTAAAACTTTGTTTCACTTGTTGCTATACATGAACAAAAAAGTACAGAGATTGATGGTGAAAGTTAACAAACTCGGGGTGTTTAAAATTTTTCCTTTGAGCCTTTAAACTGATTAGCAGACATGCAAAGTGGAGTCAGCCACCCAGACGTCAGCCTTCCTGCATTAccccgacacacacagagcacacagcaTTGAAATGAGAGCAGCCAAACAAGAAGAGACACTTTGAAGTGTACCACTTTCTTTGACAAGTATAGAAATACAAGCCTGGAAAGAAAATTACACCTACCCATAATGCCTCTGCTGAAGAAACCGGCCCTGAGACTGAAAAGTGCTCTAACTCCCAGATGTTTTCCACAGGTTGTCTGAAGGGGGGCAGCATGAAAACAACTGCACATCCCGGTTTGGAAacagaggagggtggagggtgagGGGTGACGTCACAGGCAGAGTGAGTAACGGATCACAATTCAATAATCCCAACACAATCCTTACGTGCTCTCCACACTTTATAGTCTCATGGAAGATAATAATTGTTCTTGTCATTATGAGCTGTAAGGAGTCATAGTAGTCGAATAGGACTCATCAAAACCTGCAGTCACACGTTTCTTCACATGGTTATGACAGTGTGTATCTCTTCATCATCAAATTAACTCTTTACGatacaaaaaaaattgcaagGTCCCTCTACAATAAGCACTGCAATTTGTTTTAAAAGGGAAAAGTGATTAATGCTGATCTGTGttctttattctgtcatttgggggggattttttttttttttttttgctcattgcAGTGGACAAATAGTGTCTTTGTAATTTATAAATTGCAATGTTGGCCCAGTTTTTGGGTTTAGAAATGTGCTGCAGCAGTTATGTAATCAGGAGCTCAGTACAGAGGCAAGGGAGAGATCACAGCTGACAAAGCAGGTTTTATCCAAACATGTAGCACTTTATTATAAACTgaatttatattaaaacaaacagccttcagtgtaaaaaaaaaaaaaaaaaaaaaaagaacaacccaGAATAAAGAGTATAGTCAACACCCGCCTGATAATCCACACAGATGTCTTTGAAGTAAATGAagtgtcagagtcagagaacCACAGTTTAGATGTAACAATAACAAATCACTGTTTGTGCAGAGGAGTGGAGGATCAGAAGCAGCCATGTAGGAATTCGCCTCTGAATTTGAACAGAGCGGCgtgttgaaaaatgtttttgtggttgaACTAAGATGACAGGCATAAGCGGAGCTGCTGCGGCTTGAAACTTTAGCAGCACTGGcggggaaacaaaaacagcttaGAAGCACAGGCTGGCAACATGCTGTTTGAATACAAGTACATCACAGACACGGGATGTTTTATTGTACTTCTGACCCTCAGCTCACACTTGCTTTACGTTTctcttttaaaaatcaaatagcTGAGAAACAAATACTTCTGCAAATCTGTGCCAGTTTTTATGCAATAAATTAAAGATGTTCTTTGCACTTTCAAAACCATGACAGGTCAGTAACATCTCTATCTGGCTATGCCTTGCCTCAGCCAATTCATGCATCTTTTTCGTGCTTAAAATAACTTCTAACTCTAAGCTAACCCAAACCATTAGTTCCACATCAGCAGTTTCATCAGCCACAATCCATTACACGACAAAGCTGCCGTTTCACCAAGAGATCAGTGCAGGGATCTCTGCCAAATCAGCTCTGCCCACAGCTATTACAGTTTCAGTGGGATAACAGGCCAGTACTTGGGCTGCTTGAGGTCACAGTTTCTGTCAAATGTGAGCTGCATTGCTGCTTCCATGGCGAGGATCTTGGCTGCATCTTGGCCATAAAGCTTTTTCATCTCAGCTCCCCGTCTCTCACCGGGCCGCTCGgagggaggagctgcagagctTCGCCAGGAGGCGCCGTGCAGGTCCTGATCAGCCGGCACGTAGCTGTCCTGCTGCTCAgcctccatctgctgctgcttctctgacAGAACAGGAAAACAGATTATTTTTAGACACACCAGACACTCCCTTCACTTTAACCTAAAAGAGACATTGGACTTTCACTTACtcagctcctctctgtgtttctctgtgtgggCAAAGTACTGCCGCAGCTCCTCGCTGATCTCCATGTTGCTGACGTCACACTCGATCTCGCTGTCCGAGCTGCTTTCCTCATCCCCGTCCTCGCTGTTGCTCTCTTGGGCTCGCCAGTCTGCATATCGCTGGTTCCTGCTGGGATACTGCTCCTGGCAGTAACCGGGGCCATAGGCAGCCTCCAGGGCCTTTTGGTAGGCACGCCTATGCCTCTGGTTCCACGCCATGGCCTGCCGGTAGTGCTGCCAGTAGCGGTTGTACACAGGGCTGGAAAACCAGGACATCACTGTACTTATGTCCTCCTGCCAATTagaaaaatcaaacagcttAATTTAATGCAAATTATGGTCTCATATCATTTTCCAACTTCTAACCTGCTGGTCCTAGGGTAAGCGTGCACGGATCTCCATGTGAAATATCAGTTTTTCTGTCAGCACAGGGATGGCACATGATGGTACATGTGGCATAGGATTTAATAATTCTTGCTCCTCATTCAGGTAGATCTACAAAATGCCTAACTCCCTTAAAAGTAGACTATAGAATGATGAGCGAGTGATTTCAACAACAAAGCTTGAGCCATTGATGTATTAAGTGATCAAACTACACTTAACACAATTCACTTACCATTTTAGGAGGTGTGTGTGCCTCTATGGTGTTTCTCTGCTAACTTTGCTAACATCTGTCCATCTGCAAGACTGAAACTTACAAACAAATGACCCTTTAAAAACAGAACGGATGTTTTCACCAAGCAGCAAAATTAATGACTACACAAAAACGGCcctcaaatcacacacacagcgcgTACGTGTACGAGTAAAAGGTTTGTTTACATGCCGAAcaagaaaaactgctttttgtGTGTCGGCTGTCAAGTTGTACTTCCGCCCGCAGTGCCTCCTGGGAGAAAAAAACTTCCCGGCATCCTCTCCGCGAGCAACGGTACAAAAATAACTGCCGTCCGGTGGCGCCATCCAGCGGGCACAGAGCCAACTTACACCGGTAATATTCAAATATTCGACAAAAAAAATACCACACAGCTAtcaaaaactttatttctgtctcttttactgtaaaaaaaaaaaaaatatatatatatatatatattttttttttttttttttttttctgtaattattttttggTTAAACCGGATATTCACCGGACGTGCCCAAAATAAGTACCCGGAAATGCCGCCGTTTAAAACAATTTTCACTACGATTTAAAAGCGTGGCATGTATTTTACAaaactatattattattattattattattattattgtcatcatacacaTAATAATTAACAGGCATCCGTTTAATTTTTGGCCAAAAGAGGGCGCTGTAGTGTagcagcttcctgttttcttcttcttctactatttattattgttctttttctatttACTTTTCTTCAACTACTTGTGGGGCAACTTGCAGAAAATATTGtgtgaaatttgattttaaaaacgTGAAAAGGTGAATCCAAGAAGAGGAATAGAAGAGGATGTAAGGCTCTGAgttttaatttaacaaaattgCAGTTTACAGTGTACCTTTTTTAGAAAATGTGGAGGCAAAATATGAAATTTCCTGCCTTTTAAAATGTCCATctggtttttgtctttattcCAAAAGGTacaggggagaggaggaggatgaggatgaagatgatgtggATAGAAGACTAACCTGTTCTGCAAGTCATTCTCACTCCGGTTAGGCAAAACAACACACTCgtatattttaaatgataatgaaGAATAATTAAGATTTTATCATAAAGCCTGTGGGATTAGTAGGAGTGAATATTACACTTATACTTTGTCCCGAAACACTAAATGTAGCATAACATGAACAAGGATGTTTTGGTAGTTCAGTTAGTACAGTTGGGAAGAGTGAGagtgatgaaaaatgtttgacagTATATCTGGGTCACCCTTTGATTTACAGCTGCAAGGTCGACAGACAGATGTGTGGTTTCAAAGCCATTTCCCCCTGTGTTGCAGTAAAATTATCGTAAGTACAAACACCATATAAGCATTTAGGAAAGCAATGCTCACCATGTATAACTTGTGTGGGTGATGGGTTCAGTTATGCATTTTATGGTTTTGTACTTCCAGAAAGACATTGATGCTTTCATTCAGGTTTAGTTGTTCCTCATTGttattcacacatttaattattgcacaaattaaagaaatgtattgataACTTTTACAGCAAAGCACTAGtgtatttaatttaactgtGCATTGTTTGCTTTGTACTCTGTAGCAGTTTGGAAGACAGGCATGGCTTGATACAGACGCCACCAACACCTGAAATCtggtttgtattattatttgtcatttcCAAGGAAATGACATAAGGGAACTTACAACAGGCAGAATTATAGAAATTTAATTTAGGATGGAATCTCTGAGACCAAGTAGCATTTATGCTCTAAAAAGTATTCCTTTTATAGAAGATGTCAGTGTGCAAACACTTGGACTACAGCGGACTACACTCCTACACATTCAGCATTTTCATGCTTGCTTCTTGACTGTGGTGTTCAAACTTTTCCATTCCATTCATTTGCTTGAAGGTTTTGTCGCCTTTTAACCACAGCTTTGAGTCTTAACACTTTGGCCAtcctcaagaaaaaaaaaaaagttctctgaTATGCTGCTCTTAAGTGTGCTGGTCTATTTCTGATGCACTTTCAGTTTTCGTCAGATGctttctgtcctgtttgtttcaAGCCCAGCAGAGGAACTCAGTTCAGGCCTTGGCCAAGTAAAACATCTTCTAATCAGATTAACCCCTAAATCACAAACAAGAGAGTGTTTGCAAATtgtgctctgtttgtctttatggACTTGCAATAAAGTCCTTCAATACATGAACAAAtctaaaacaatttttttttaaaatcatttgattTAGAAAATACCAAAAGGTCTGCCTGAGTAGTGTTCAACACACACTGTttaagcacttttttttttttttacgtggtGCTCCAGCTGAAATTGATTCTTTCCAGGTAAATGGGCCCGATCTCAGAGGTTCTTAACAGGAAGGTGAAATGACTATGTCACTACCTTTTCGGGGCATTTTACCCGCCGCCTCTCAGGAAGCACAGATTTTTGGACATTTCTGCCGTTATGGATCAGTGGGAATTTTGATGGATGATATTTCGTTCTGCTGCACCCTCTTCCATGTCTTGACACGGAAGGTACAGTAAAGCAGGTTTTCATCAAACACAGTTAATGACAGTCAATTTTCAGTTGAGTGGAATGATGCTTATTTCTTTAAATTGTTCAAGTTCTTGAATGTTCGAaggattaaataaatagttttagGTTTTCTCTTTGTATCCATGCACCTCTACACCATTTAACTACCAGGTTTGACACAAAGAGAAGGCATTGTTTCATGGTGACTTGAAAGTAGAAGCAGTCAGGGTCACTTCTGCTTCACATCACTGTTCACACTGCACGCCAATAAGCAGAGGGTAAAGAACACTTCAGAAAGCTGCACTTATCTTTTCAAAACAGCTTCCTGCAGTTGTTCTTCTGTTTAGATATCCTTGCaacgatggatggatggaaacagTTGTTTGTCCTGCTTCTGCCAGCGTGTGTTTGCATAGACAAAAGAGGTACTGTGCCAGAAGATACCTTGCATTTTGTTAGACTTATTCCTGTAATATATGTCTGTTTACTTTTGATTGCAGTGAGTGTGGTGAAAACCATTGACGGAGACTCAGACATCACCCCAGTATGCTCCAGTGCAAATGTGGGTGCCGTTTTATTGGTGAAGTGTTTGATCAGCACAAAGACCTACCTGCCGGATGGGTGTCACCTGCAATACAGCATCAAGCATTTGGACAACAAATGTGACTCCAGGTTCATGTTTTTATACATGAATCATTCTGTTTTCATCAACCTCACGAGCTTAACACCCATGGACAGTGGGAACTACACTTGTGAGTGCTCCTATGAAAGAGGAACACATTCCATCCATATTCATATTACTGTAGAAGGTAAATGTATTTGCtagaaaagattaaataatgttattattaGAAATACAAGTTGTACTGACTTTCTGTGAAACAGCAGGTGGAGACGAAGGATCTTTCTCTGGCACGAGGGTCGTTGCTGCCATTTTCATCGTTGCTTTTGGTATTTCAGTCCTCATTGTTTCAGCTGGGATCATCTGCGATCGCATCTTGAGAAGGTGTAAAACTTTTAAATCTTTCACTATCTATCTGTGCATGTGGCTGCCTCTGTTTTGAGCTGTTTAATGAATCCCTACTAACTgtgatatttatttgtgttcacaGTCAGGGCACAGCACCAGGATCATCTGAAGCATCTGAAAGAACCAGATCTGAAACTCCCAGGTTTTTGGTAAGAACTACATGCTTCTGTTTTCTAATTCTCCTCACTGTTTTGGAATGACATGTTTGCTATTACTAATAAAACTGAAGCATCTGGGAtctaaaacactgaatatttttgtaGGATCAAGACGATCACTATGCAAGCCTTCAGGACCGAAGCAGTGATATCTACGAAACTATCTCCTCAAGACACCACAGCCATAACCCCGAGGAATATTTaacagatgaaaaagagaaTAATTTAGACTCAAATTATGCAATCTATGAAACTGTTTTAGACTAAACTGGAGATGGTGCATGTAATCCTGTTTACAAAATATAGTATATGGACATTTGGACTTTCTATATATCTCcatatttcagtttaaaattATCAAAGTTGTTGAGTTGTCTGTATGTTACTActaaaaaatactaaaaaacatttattttaatcctaTTGATGCTTTGTTTATATTAtagatattatatatatatgtatattataaATACAAGATGCTAACTTGTAAATAGTCTATCAGGCGGACTGGATGATTcagctttaatgtgttttttaaggaaATGAATCCAAAATCTATTCATGCACAGTATTCTCAACTCTCCCTGGACTTAATTCAGCCAGCCTGAAGTGACACCTACATGTTGTATCCTTGAATTTCACCAAATAAGACAGTGAAGTTTGTTCTaattctcattctcattctaATTTCTAACTTCCTCCTGAGCAGACCTCCCGCTAACTGAGGATGTGATCTTAATGTTACTGCAGATGAATGCAGTGATGTGCCTGCCCCCCGTCCCCCTCTTGGCCAGTCTGAGAAGGTGGAAActggtttattttcttatttttttaagagaagCTGAAGGTGCCACACAGAAAAGTATTTTGTCATTAATGAGATATTGTTCTGACAATTTTAATCCTTCTTACTTTGGTTTAAAATACGTAATTCACTTATTCGGTAcaattgaaacatttttcaaataatgCAAAGACTGAGCAGCTGTTTGTGAAAACTCCAACAGA is a window of Echeneis naucrates chromosome 2, fEcheNa1.1, whole genome shotgun sequence DNA encoding:
- the gemin8 gene encoding gem-associated protein 8; the protein is MEDISTVMSWFSSPVYNRYWQHYRQAMAWNQRHRRAYQKALEAAYGPGYCQEQYPSRNQRYADWRAQESNSEDGDEESSSDSEIECDVSNMEISEELRQYFAHTEKHREELKKQQQMEAEQQDSYVPADQDLHGASWRSSAAPPSERPGERRGAEMKKLYGQDAAKILAMEAAMQLTFDRNCDLKQPKYWPVIPLKL